AAACGGTCCACTTCGTTAAACCAAAGACAAGCAAAGAGATTGGAAACTGGAATGTGCTCCCTTACTACTACACATCCCTCAGGGACATCTGCATGTAAAATAGTATGCTAAAACATTCATCGAAGAGAAAATGTCTATATCAGATTTgtgaaaaagataaaagaaaagaggTTTACATCATTACCACTTGTAATAGGAAGTTTAGCTGCGGAATAACGAGTTAGACCTTCCTTTTTATAGAATTCAACTTGAAAGTCGATGGAAGCATTGTCAAACTTTCCAGCAGCTTTATTAGCTTCCGCTTCTACAAACACATCAAAGCGTCTATAATGCTTTGATATTGCAAAGCTGACATTTTTTCTCCACAAGAACCTGAAATCGAAACATCAGTTAAAGTAAGGTTTTGACTAGCAGTTTTAAAGAACAGAAGCTCTGCATCACTAGCCCAGCATTCAATGTTTGCAGACTTGTATGATAGTTCGTTCCCTTGTAATAAATAGGGCCATTTAGCACTTCCTCACGTTTGCTCTTAATCTAAGTCATGCAACAAGAGCAATTTTCATGTATGActtattcatctttttgaaaaagaaacatgtataacttatttatttttgtaaggtGTCAAAAAACTGCGAAAGCATTGTCGATCATTTTGCAATACTGACATGTAGCAGAAAGATCAACtttgatatgataaaaatgatAGAAGATCTCCAGGCTATAGCAAATCTGAGAGGTGATGTAATTATTGGCAACAAACATTTAGCATTTCCACAAACTTTACTCTTTTGTTATTACCTTTTCTACAGAAAGCTGATAAAAGCATGCGGAGGCTACTGTGATTAAGAGCCGCCAGCACCGTATGCTTTATTATAGTTGATTCTAGCTAGAAACTTTTGGTGAAATGATCTAGTGACAAATTAGGGGAAGAAATGTCCTACACCTTTTAGAAGGTTATATGGGAGGCTCTACAGAATCCTGTACTGTTATTAGTCAAGAGACAGAATTCAACCGAAAGATAGCAACATCATGGTTATTGCTTTGAATATATGGAATGGTGTATTTAGTCTTAGATGTACATATACCTTTCAAGAATTTGATAGGGATCGACAACCAGCTCAAGTTTTGCATCAATCCATAGAGAATAACGAGCATTGGGAAAGAGCCTATGAAGCAGAAGCTTTGGAACCTGAAATGTCAACAAATACAAATTAGTCAGAGAATTTTACAAATGATACCAGTCTAGGTTGGTGAACTTGAAGCACTCAGCTATCATAGAATGAATGGTTATCAAAAAGCTTTCCTATACCATTAGAGAATAATTCATGAGCATATACACATAGCTGATGAATACTGATTGAACAAAAGTTAAATGGGATAGGGAAAGAACAAACAGTGCCAAACAAAAGGAAGTTAGAAAGAATAGAGCCTTATTGCACCAAACGGCGTGGTTTGGCGGCCAATGATGTGGGTAAAACCCATGGGAGGCTAGGGTTCAAATcccaatagaaaaaaaaaacactaggtCAGTTGTTCCCATCTGCCTAAGCTTCCGTGGCGAAGTTACCTGTGTTGTGGGAGGTAGCAGGCACCAGTGGAATAGTCGAGGTGCATGCAAACTAGGCTTGGCACCACCATTGtcgaaaaagaaaaacaacataGCCTGGTCATTTCAATCCATATAGAAAATGCAAAGTACGATACTAAAAGGCAATCATGCAGATGAAAATAGAGGGAGAAATAAGTGATCATAATTTGAATGAAAAGAAATCCTAAAAAATGAGGCATAGATGTCAGTAACTTGAAAATTCTGGAATTACCTTTTGGGTTGGGTTGGGTTGGGGGATAGGAGGGAATTGGTTAGTGGAAagcaaaaatagaagaaaattggCACGTACTCCTTTCAGTTCTTTACACAGATATTATCCTTTCAGTTCATAACATAGCTATTCTCCTTTCAGTGATATGTACTTTAATAAATACTCATCCCCAACTAATAATGCTTACAAATTTTAACTATTGTTCAATATAGGTGATGTTATCCTTGAGAATACCAACCTTCCCGTTTCGCCTCGGATCATCATAAGGAAGGTTGTGAACAGTGACAATTCTCCATAAGCCAATTCTCATGGAACCATCTAGCTCACTAGAGTTTCTTAAAAAAACTTCTGTTTGTTCATCCACAAACATATGAAAGCAGACATTTTTCTTGGCATATTCGCTGATATTTTTTGGTTGCCTTATCAAATCAAAAGCGCCTGTCCAAGAATGTACTTGTTACAAATCACAGCCAGCAGTTTCAACAAGAAATGAGTCAGCATGTGAACTGAAAGATCCGTACCAAATATTGCTGATGCCACAATGACACCTCGACAAGATTCCATCTCATTAAGGTCAGAATCATCAATGTCAAAACCTGTTCGATGTCCAGGCCTGATTCCTTTAACAAATCTATCAAATGGATTTGCAGAAGAATAAACAAACAAAACGAAGTAAGACGCATTGTGAAATGTGCAATAATTTACAACTCTATCCATCAGTATCTTGATGAAGCCAAacgaaaaattcaaaaagaaaaaagaaaataaggtgGGTGAAGCTTTATACTACAAGAACTGCACGGGCGGAAAAAATATCATACCCGCAATGCACATTCATGGACTCTCTTACATCATATGAATCATTCCTTTGCATCAGTGAAGGATATCCTCCAAACTCGGGTTTCTCTGAATTTTCTTCATGAATGTAAGTCAAATTGCTTACCCCAGGAGAAAAGGATGGTGCATCAGGCATTAGTGCAATCGCTTGTTCAACAGGGAGGTAGCATACTGGACATGCTGAAAGAATGTAAACATCCAGTTAAGAATCTGCAGCTTACATTTTCTCACCTAAACAGTCCATCAGTGAGAAAATTTGACAgcaaaatgacatatttaaaatCCCATGTCTGAAAAGTGTATGAGACAGATTTTAACTTACGCCTTGGTCCAGTCCTCTTTTTATCTGCGGGCGGGGGTGGCAACGTGAAGCTTTCACATGGATTCCCAGGAGGAAGAGTGTATCCTTTAAAATATACAGGAGGAGGAGGTTGGATAGTCAATGCACTTTGTCCAGCATTAGTTCGTTCTACCGACTCAATAGTAGTAGAATTATCCTTTTGTCCAACTTCTCGAAATAACCTATTGCCTATGGAGGGGTTACTTTCTTGTGCTTCACCTATGAAAGAGTTGAAATTGCAGAGGCTGTCAGAAGCCAAAAACAAAGTGATGAAGGACATTGCCATATTCTATCACCGACATCATATCGAACAACCAAATCAACTC
The sequence above is a segment of the Solanum lycopersicum chromosome 10, SLM_r2.1 genome. Coding sequences within it:
- the LOC101247562 gene encoding probable hexosyltransferase MUCI70; translation: MFKEKEGLFPGIHKFAPRKKVGMLLLCAVSLAVFLWVVLIDRGEAQESNPSIGNRLFREVGQKDNSTTIESVERTNAGQSALTIQPPPPVYFKGYTLPPGNPCESFTLPPPPADKKRTGPRPCPVCYLPVEQAIALMPDAPSFSPGVSNLTYIHEENSEKPEFGGYPSLMQRNDSYDVRESMNVHCGFVKGIRPGHRTGFDIDDSDLNEMESCRGVIVASAIFGAFDLIRQPKNISEYAKKNVCFHMFVDEQTEVFLRNSSELDGSMRIGLWRIVTVHNLPYDDPRRNGKVPKLLLHRLFPNARYSLWIDAKLELVVDPYQILERFLWRKNVSFAISKHYRRFDVFVEAEANKAAGKFDNASIDFQVEFYKKEGLTRYSAAKLPITSDVPEGCVVVREHIPVSNLFACLWFNEVDRFTPRDQISFAIVRDKIMSKTNWTLNMFLDCERRNFVVQGYHRDILEHWSPPPPPAAPEIVHPPPPVPDKTPQTTSNITKSSSVAEPLKKVPSKRGRDRKKRHRKVIGNFA